One Candidatus Binataceae bacterium DNA window includes the following coding sequences:
- a CDS encoding Dyp-type peroxidase: protein MTQAVVTPLTRSTIFLVLTIKQGADNASTVRSLCADLSALVRAVGFREPDCHLSCVMGFGSAAWDGLFGDPRPAELHPFREIRAGSRIAVATPGDLLFHIRAERDDLCFELATQIMIKLGGAVAVADEVQGFRYFDERDLLGFVDGTENPVGPEAIDATIIGAEDPGFAGGSYVIVQKYLHDLDGWNKLPTETQEQFIGRKKLSDVELDDTVKPSYAHNALTTIVEDGVERAIFRANMAFGRPGHGDYGTYFIGYARTPRITEKMLDNMFIGDPPGNYDRLLDFSKAATGNLFFVPSLTFLDAVTPDGPPQTVTTETPSEAAHPKDDSLGIGSLKGESRDE, encoded by the coding sequence ATGACCCAGGCTGTCGTTACGCCGCTCACGCGCTCGACGATCTTCCTCGTCCTCACGATTAAGCAGGGCGCGGACAACGCGTCGACGGTGCGCTCGCTATGCGCCGATTTGTCGGCCCTGGTCCGCGCAGTCGGCTTCCGCGAACCCGATTGCCATCTGTCATGCGTGATGGGCTTCGGCTCCGCGGCGTGGGACGGGCTTTTCGGAGATCCGCGGCCGGCCGAGCTCCATCCCTTTCGCGAGATTCGAGCGGGCTCGCGAATTGCCGTGGCGACGCCCGGCGACCTCCTGTTTCATATTCGCGCCGAGCGCGACGATCTCTGCTTCGAGCTGGCCACCCAGATAATGATCAAGCTGGGCGGCGCCGTCGCCGTGGCCGACGAGGTCCAGGGATTTCGCTACTTCGACGAGCGCGATCTGCTCGGCTTCGTCGATGGCACCGAGAATCCCGTTGGCCCTGAAGCGATCGACGCGACAATCATTGGCGCCGAAGACCCGGGATTCGCCGGCGGCAGCTACGTCATCGTGCAGAAGTACCTCCACGATCTCGACGGATGGAACAAGCTGCCGACCGAGACCCAGGAGCAATTCATCGGCCGCAAGAAGCTTTCCGACGTCGAGCTCGATGACACCGTGAAGCCGTCATACGCGCACAATGCCTTGACGACGATTGTCGAGGACGGCGTCGAGCGTGCGATCTTTCGCGCCAACATGGCCTTCGGCCGTCCCGGTCACGGCGACTACGGCACCTACTTCATCGGCTATGCGCGCACGCCGCGGATCACCGAGAAGATGCTTGACAACATGTTTATCGGCGACCCGCCCGGCAACTACGATCGGCTGCTTGATTTCAGCAAGGCGGCGACCGGCAATCTGTTTTTCGTGCCGTCGCTCACGTTCCTCGATGCGGTCACGCCCGACGGACCGCCGCAAACTGTCACCACCGAAACTCCATCCGAAGCTGCGCATCCAAAAGACGATTCGCTCGGCATCGGCTCCCTCAAAGGAGAATCACGCGATGAATAA
- a CDS encoding family 1 encapsulin nanocompartment shell protein: MNNLHRELAPISDSAWAQIEEEAARTLKRYLAGRRVVDVKGPGGTMLSAVGTGHLHNLASPGDGVMTRQRDVKALVEVRVPFELERQAIDDVERGANDSDWQPLKDAAKKIAFTEDRAIFDGYGAAGIEGIRQGTSNKVLALPPDVSNYPDVIAESLNQLRLAGVNGPYSVLLGADAYTALSEASDHGYPVIEHIQRLVGEDIIYAPAIAGAFVLTKRGGDFELHLGQDVSIGYLSHNDRIVTLYLQETMTFLLLTTEASVAIKPAGKK; this comes from the coding sequence ATGAATAACCTGCACCGCGAACTTGCCCCGATTTCCGACTCCGCGTGGGCTCAAATTGAAGAAGAAGCCGCGCGCACGCTCAAGCGCTACCTGGCAGGCCGGCGCGTCGTTGATGTCAAAGGACCGGGCGGCACGATGCTCTCCGCGGTTGGCACGGGCCATCTGCATAATCTCGCGTCGCCCGGTGACGGAGTGATGACGCGCCAGCGCGACGTGAAAGCGCTGGTCGAGGTGCGGGTGCCGTTCGAACTCGAGCGCCAGGCGATCGATGACGTCGAGCGCGGCGCCAATGATTCGGATTGGCAGCCGCTGAAGGATGCAGCGAAGAAAATCGCTTTCACCGAGGATCGCGCGATATTCGACGGCTACGGCGCGGCCGGGATCGAAGGTATCCGGCAGGGAACGAGCAACAAGGTGCTGGCGTTGCCGCCCGACGTTTCCAATTATCCCGACGTAATCGCCGAGTCGCTCAACCAGTTGCGCCTCGCCGGGGTCAACGGTCCATACTCAGTTCTGCTCGGCGCCGACGCCTACACCGCGCTGAGCGAAGCGAGCGATCACGGCTACCCGGTGATTGAGCATATCCAGCGCCTGGTCGGCGAAGACATAATCTATGCGCCCGCGATCGCGGGCGCATTCGTGCTGACCAAGCGCGGCGGCGATTTCGAATTGCATCTCGGGCAGGACGTGTCGATCGGCTATCTCAGTCACAACGATCGAATAGTCACTTTGTATTTGCAGGAAACGATGACATTCCTGCTGCTGACTACAGAAGCTTCAGTAGCAATCAAGCCCGCGGGTAAAAAGTAG